GATGCCTGGGTCATcttttgccctctctctcctgccctgcctcacAGTATGTGGCCTTCGCCTCCCTCTTCTTCATCCTCATCTCCATAACCACCTTCTGCCTGGAGACCCATGAAGGCTTCATCCATATCAGCAACAAGACGGTGACCCAGGCCTCCCCAATCCCCGGGGCTCCACCAGAGAACATCACCAATGTGGAGGTGGAGACGGAGCCCTTCCTGACCTATGTGGAGGGCGTGTGCGTGGTCTGGTTCACCTTCGAGTTCCTTATGCGTGTCACCTTCTGCCCGGACAAGGTGGAATTTCTCAAGAGCAGCCTCAACATCATTGACTGCGTGGCCATCTTGCCCTTCTATCTCGAGGTGGGCCTGTCGGGCCTCAGCTCCAAGGCCGCCAAGGATGTGCTGGGCTTCCTGCGGGTCGTCCGCTTCGTGCGCATCCTTCGCATCTTCAAGCTCACGCGCCATTTTGTGGGGCTGCGCGTGCTGGGCCACACGCTCCGCGCCAGCACCAACGAGTTCCTGCTGCTCATCATCTTCCTGGCGCTGGGCGTGCTCATCTTCGCCACCATGATCTACTACGCTGAGCGCATCGGCGCGGACCCCGATGACATCTTGGGCTCCAACCACACCTACTTCAAGAACATCCCCATTGGCTTCTGGTGGGCCGTGGTCACCATGACGACCCTGGGCTACGGAGACATGTATCCCAAGACGTGGTCAGGGATGCTGGTCGGGGCCCTGTGTGCCCTGGCCGGGGTGCTCACCATCGCCATGCCCGTGCCCGTCATCGTCAACAACTTTGGCATGTACTACTCGCTGGCCATGGCCAAGCAGAAGCTGCCCAAGAAGAAGAACAAACATATCCCCCGACCCCCGCAGCCCGGCTCTCCCAATTACTGCAAGCctgaccctcccccaccgcccccgcaCCACGCCCACCACGGCAGCGGCGGCatcagccccccgccccccatcacCCCACCTTCGGTGGGGGTGACTGTGGCTGGGGCCTACCCACCCGGCCCCCATACGCACCCCGGGCTGCTCAGGGGGGGAGCGGGTGGGCTCGGGATCATGGGGCTGCCTCCTCTGCCAGCTCCTGGGGAGCCTTGCCCTCTGGCTCAGGAGGAAGTCATTGAGATCAACCGGGCAGGTGAGAAGGGTGCATGGGGGCGGGGCCGTGGGGAGGTAGAGAGGTTCTTAGCAGGCGGGAGGTCACTGCTGAGGATAAGAGAGATGGGGGCTTcatgacagaggagagagggaaaggggaatggCTATTGCTGAGGTCAGTGAAAAGGCACAGAAACAAATTCTGTGTGAAGGAGACAGCTTGGGGAGAGACAGACATTCCGGGGGACCTGGGAGGCAGAGTAATGAGCCTCTGGCCAGGGGGACTCAGACACCCGCACAGAGCGGGTCTAATGTGGGAATCACTGGCTGGCCGGAGACCTGGCCAAAGGACAGTTGCAACCTCAGAGTCTTCCAGTGATGACCCTGAGAAAAGAGTCTAAAAGCAACAGTCAGAAATCAGGCAATTGTCACTGAGCAGGAGAGTGAGGACAaatggagggaggggtggggatagGGTCAGTGACAGAGAGTTCAGGTTCTAATAACAGTGAGGCCAAGAGAGGAGACAAGGCTTAAAAACCCAGAAGATAGAGGCTAAGAAGATAGGCCCAGAGGGTGGACCGGCCACGTGATGGTGACTCGGGACCTAGGGCCTGGCTTGGGCTGTGCCAAGAGCAAGAGCAGCCCAAGAGGGGTCTGAGAGACAGAGGCTGCCGAGATAAAGAGGGGAAGCAAAGGAGATGAGCTAGAAGAGAGTTGACTGGGTgttgcccaccccccccccccagggggtCTGGGCCTCTGAGGGGCTGATTGGGGGCAGTCCGGGgcgggggcccccccccccccgacttaaGTAGGTCAAGAAAGGGAGCTGGGCGGCCTGGCCCTCATCTTGCTCCCTCAGCCGCTGACCCAGTTTCACACCAATTAAAAATAGCTTAAGTCAGAGCCTGGGGGACCCCCACTTCTCCCCTCCCTACCCTGTCACCTTCCCAACCCTTCCCCACTGTGCCCTTTCCAGCACCCAATACAATCCCTAAGCcactccctctctgtcctctAGATCTCCCAGCCAATCCTCCAAACCCATCCCAACCCAGGTACCCTACCAACCCAACACTGCATCCCAGTCCTACTTAGTTCACTTCAACCAACTGCCCCCCCAGCACCCTATCCCAGCCTCCTTCCCAGCACTCACCCAACTTCCTAACCACCCTCCAAATGcccaactccccaccccagccctgccctttcCAGCACCTAATACCTGGCCCAACCACCACTTCCTACCACTCAGCACCCTCCATCCACacccacccctggctgcccttccctctcccggttgtccttccccccacccccaatgacTGGCTCCCTGAACCCACCAGCACACACCCTGACACCCTGCTTCCAACTGTGCAcccctcctgtcctctccttGAGACACCGTGCCCCTCAATCACCTACTTCTGGCACCCAACATTCTCCAACACCCTCCTTGCTAATCTCCCCTCCATCTTCCATCTTGAGTTCCCACACCTCACtctgtcctctctgtctctgtctgaccCCCCTACCCCATGCAGATCCCCGCCCCAATGGGGACCCCGCTGCAGCTGCGCTTGCCCATGAGGACTGCCCAGCCATCGACCAGCCCGCCATGTCCCCGGAAGACAAGAGCCCCATCACCCCTGGGAGCCGAGGCCGCTATAGCCGGGaccgagcctgcttcctcctcaccgACTATGCCCCTTCCCCTGATGGCTCCATCCGGAAAGGTGAGGTGCCCTCCACTGGCCCCGGgaccctccctctctttctctccctccctcaggggaggggggagagggaggtggggggaggaggtgcTGGACTTCCCTTCCCGTATCCCCTGGCCCCAAATTCCCTTCCTCCCagacacctcccacccccaaatttcCTCACCACTGACCCTTCACCTGTCTTTATTCCATCTCCAtctcccacacccaccccccgaccctctggcctcttcccccacccccagccatcggtgctcccccactgccccccccagACTGGCGTAAGCCAGGCCCCCCAAGCTTCTTGCCCGACCTCAACGCCAACGCTGCAGCCTGGATATCCCCCTAGCGGACGAATCCCCTCCCCCCGGGGTAAGTAGCCCCCAACCTTGgatccccacctccctcctgacTAACCCCTCTGAGAACATGTGGCCCCCACTGACCGAGACTCCCGTCCCCTCACTGAACGGCTCCATCCAATTAACCTGCAGCCACGACCCCGAACCTATACCCACCTGCCCAGGACTTGCCCTGCCCCTCACTCACCCACCAGAACTAACCCAGGCCTCCCCACCtgacctccctcccctgcccatcaCGACTGAGCTCCAGCCTCACCCCTATCCTCATCTCTTCCCTTGCCTCCCCCCTGGGTGTCTtttaaattcaatgaagaaaGCAGGGTGCACACCCAGCACACTTCTAGGTGCAAGCCAGGGTGAGGGGGACTCAGTTGCTCATGCAGCGACTTGTGAACAGACCAAGGCATGCACAGAGTATCTGTCTGTACCTGCACATCCCTGGCCCGGTGCTCAGCAcagggaggcagcagggaagACCATCCCCCTGCCCCGGGGGAGCTCCCGGTTTGATGGGAGAGGCAGACACTGACCTAGAAAGTTCCTGTTTGAGGTGATCTCTGGAAGTGGAGGTAGCGCAGGGACACACAGTATGCGGAACACTGGAACTCTCCAGGGTAGGAGGGAAGCGACAGGGAAGGTTTCCCGAAGGAACTGATGTCTGGAGTTAGCCTGACCTCAAGCGAAGAAATGATCTCATTAGACGGTGGTGACCAGAGGGACCAGCACAAGCAAAGCTGAGGAGACTGGGGACTGGCAGGTAGACAGGCAGGAAAGCCGGACTGGACTGAAAGGCCAGGACCTTGGTTAGGGCCCCGGGGAGGGCAGGTGGGCTCTTGGGCTGTGTGTGAGTAGAGGTCAGGAGGCTGGATGAAGatccagggggagggggaggatgcTGCCTGTACCCAGCTCAGGGCTGTGCAcagggatggagaggaagggacaAGGTAGAGGGAgtcagggatggggagggggctggggactaGCGGTGGGCAGATGAGGGGGAGAGAGTGGCAAGGTAGTCGAGGAATCTTTCAGCAAACACAGTCGGGCATTTATTTTCTGCCAGGAAGCGAACACACATTCTGTAGTCTTCGGAGCCACCCTAGCTTAAGGCACAGGGCTTGcttcctccatccctccatccGCTCCTTCACGGAGCAGCTCATTACTGAGGGCACAGCTCCAGGCGCTGGAGATTTGGCAGCGCACAGAGCAAGAATCCGCCATCACAGAGCGAACATGCTAGAGCACAGATTGGCACGCTTCAGCCCAGGGGCCAAGTCTGCCAGCAAGCTGTTTTGTAAATAGAGTGGAAGAGCTGCCACGGAGAATGTGTGGCCCACAGAGctgaaaatatttaggaattggCCCTTTGCAGGAAACGTTTGCCACCCCCTGATCCGGGGAGCAGAAAATCAAATGAACGAACAAGGTGATTACTCTGGCCACTTCAGAGGGGGGGGCCACTGGGAGGGGGGTGGTCTGCAAAGGGCTTTTTGAGGAGGTAAGACCGAAACCTGAACAGTGCAAAGGGCCAGCTGGTCAGAAGGCACAGCAAGTGCAAAAGTCCAGGGGTACTAAGATGGGGTGAGCTTGGTTTGTcaaaggaaaagcaaggagggGTGTGTGGCTGGAAGTGACTATCCAAAGGGAACAAGTGTGCCAGACAGGGTATGCGGGGCGGGGGGTAGGAAGGATCATGATAGGTTTTGGTGAGAGGCTGGATTTGATCTTCAAAGTGATAGGGAAGCTGCCTGAAGGCACTTGATCGCAACAGTCTGTGGAAACTTCTTTAGAAATAGAGATAATAGCCCCAAAAATTCCTGCTTACAGCCTACAAAGATGCTGTCATAGGACTTGGGGAGCCTCCAGGGACAGCCTTGTCTCAAGCTCCTTGTTTCACATCAGTTCAGGGGGGCCTTGAGTGACCCCCGCCACAGAGCAGACAGGGACGAGAATCCAGGCTTCCAGGCTCCTCGTCCAGGAGGGACTGTGGCTCCTCTCTTTCCATCCCTCCATCTCCCCCAGTTCATCCTCCATTTTCATCTCATTAtcccccccttccctgctcccgcctcacccttccccctgcttgcacccAGTACCACCCTTTGTTCCCCACCCCAAGGATCTAGATGGGCCCCAGAGAACTGAGGGgctcagggagtggggaggatttgggaatgggagggagggtGGAGTGGGGCGGGCGGGTGGAGGTCTCTGCTGCTCTTGCCTCTGATGCCAAAATCCATTCATTGAACTCAAATAGTGGCTGGAGCTGATGgggctgactgagccatctgccccccccccccccccccccccggggcccccccccccccccctccacctccaggccccccccttcctctctgccctccctgggtGTCCACTACTGtctccccccctcctcccaagACCCTTCCCCCTGGCCCACCCCTTGCCCACCCATgaccctttccttctcctcttctcacACCAACCTCCTGAGTCCAACTCCTGACACCTGTTACCCTTTCTTCCCTaaccctcccccagcctccctcccctggTCCTCCTCCGCACCCACCCACTCCTCCCCTGGtcctcctccccagccacccCGGAAGCTCCTTCCATATTTGATGTCTCTGGCCGCCCCCATTTCACTGCTCCCCTCCCCCGGAAAAcaccagagaggaggaagagattccGGCGTTTCTCCGTCCCCCCAACAGTGAGGCTGTGTTGGGGGGTTCCCCCTGACCACCCTCCCCCCGCCGTGACTCTGTGTATTTCTGTCCCCAGCTCTTGTCACCGCCTGAGACCTCGCGAGACCCTCGgtccccccctgccccttccccccaggtTAGCAATTGGGAATGGCTGGGAGGGGGTGTCCCCAAGATACTGGGCTTCCAACCCTGGCCCCCCaggccccttcccctctggtcaAGATGCCCTCATCCAGACAGACCTCTTGGCATGGCCCAGAGAAGTACTGAAACTTTCCCCAGACACTGGCAGAACTCAGATCTTCCCAAGCTTTCAAGAAACCACACACATACTCTCCCAGTCTTAGATCCCTTTGGCTCTCAAGACACTGTGAGAACCTTCCCATCAGAAGGTTTCCACCTCAAGACTTCATGACCCTTTAAAGATACCCCATTACAACCTGCAGGTGAGCCTTGGCCCACTCAGACTGCTCtccagcaaccccccccccccaggcactGCCCGCTTTTGCTCCTTTCCACCTCCCACAGCCCCATCACCTgcctttccccctttccccaccaCTAGGTCAGCCCCCACCCAAGCCCTCCCACCGGCTGCTCCCCTACATGCATTCCACCAAGCTCCCTCCCCATGCCCGGCTGCCCACCATCTGCCTTGCTGCCCCCCACCTTTTTGCCTCAGATAAGGGGGCcaacgggggagggggaggggaggtggggggcgggttGCGGTGGGGTTGGGTGAGGGAGGCTCGGTGGGCATCACCCTGCCTCCTAACCCTGagtctctcccccctccccatgtCTGAACCTTTCTCCTTGATGCTGACTGACTGTCCAATTTGTTcacctctctctccatctccttggtCCACCTCTGTCCATCTTTGCCTCTGCCATCTGTCTTGTTATGTCTTGGTGTCTCTGTCTCCCAtcccctctgtctccctcattTTATGTCTCTATCCCTGACCCTCTGCTTCacctttttctgtctcttgactttttctgtctctggctctctgttctctttctttctccatctcccttccctcctggtcatttctcctctgcttccctgtctcGGGGTCTCTCTGTCTGTTGGACCCTTCCCCTGCACCCCCATCTCCATGCTTCCTCCCGTGTttccgaccccccccccccccaggttacGAGAAATCCCGCAGCCTGAGCAGCATCGCGGGCCTGAGTGGGGTGTCCCTGCGCCTCGCGCCCCTTGCCACTCCCCCGGGCTCTCCCAGGGCCGCCCGCCGcgctcccccaaccctgccctccATCCTCTagcgctcccctcccccctgtgGGGGGACTCGGGGGTGACAGGGAAGAAGGTCaaaggagctgggggtgggggaaagggttttgttttttttttttaaatcaaaaagtcATTAATAATATGCAACTGAGACGACGACGCCAGCAGACACCCCCggacccctcacccccacctggGCCCCCAGGATGGAGGGGGAGGAGCCAAAGTCCAGCCCCCCCAACTCTCTACCCTACCCCCCAATAAAGCCTTCTCAGGTCTCCATGAGCCATAGGACATCCCGCTCCCATAAACTCCTGTAAATATGTCCAAATTATGCCAATTATATTTTGGGGCACCTCTCCCCTACTCTGCATGCCTCCCTCAATctggacacccccccaccccaccccacctcagcaATAAGCCACCAGGGGCTGCATGCCACAGGACTGAGGGAAGGGACAttctgggaagggggcagggatcTCAAAGGGAGTTTAAGCCACAGGAGGGTTTCCTGGCCTCCTACTCTTCACCCCAGGAGGGCAACCCATCACATTggtgtgatatatatacatatatatatatatatatatatatatatatatatatatatattagcaacAATATTGGGGAAGGAGTAACAGTCACTCGAGCCCCCAAAATGAGCTGAGCTCAGATGGTAGAAGCAGAGGCATGGGGTGTGTGCTGTGGACAGCTGCTCCCTCAGCCTTTAGGAGGAACCCTGGTGAATGTGACCCTGTCATCTCTCCCCaattctccctccccatcccaacGTTCCCCCAAGGGATCTGCTCGCCTCTATTCTTGCTGCATGGACTCAGACCTCCCATCTCAGAATTTCTGGGATGATCTGGCCCTAGCACACAAAATTCCCCAATACCCCCCTCAAATTACCAGGACATGAGACCTGTACCCAGAATTCCTGAGACCAACCCTGGCACCCTGCATCCCCTAAATCcccacagggtcctgggacttaACCTCTGCATACAGATGCTGCCCCCTcaagccccaccccacccattgCCTGGACTGCATCCCAGCACCTTGAACCTCCAAGACTTGACCCAGCCCTTCAGCTCACTTTTAGCCTTTGGGATGCTCCAAATCCTTCCCACACTTGGACATTTCTTGGACACCCCCAAATCCTCAGGCCTCCCCCCCATCCAGATATCCCCAAATCTCTGACATCAGACATCCACCTCAGGTTCTCCTGATGCTAGAATTTCCAAGATAGGCTCAACCTGTCTGCAATTCCAGGGAACCAGACCTTCCCCTGGGCATCCCCTTTCTTATGCCTAGACCTGCCTCTTCCAAGAGCCCCTCCCCCTACATGATGCCCAAACGGACCCTCTTCATGGACATCAGTGTTTCCCAGAGGGCTATATTTGGACCCCTGGTGATGTGCTAAAGTTTTAGGCAGTACAAGGACACTTAATCTAGAAAAGTTTTGTCTTTTACGGCATCTTCCAAAGAAGCCGGTAAGTCCGGATACAGCTGCCTAGCCTGGACACCGTTTATTTAGGGTAGAGTGTTTCCACTCACAGCAGAggctgtgcccccccccccgtcaaGGGACACTGGAACATCGGAAGCTTGGGAAACGACAAACCTACGGGGGCTGGAATCCCAGCCCATCCTTCCCCGGCATTCCTCGTCCTGCGATGCTCATGGGCAGAAGATCATTTCTCATATCCCATCCTGGCTCAAGGATGCGCTACCTCCCCCAAGCCCAGAGACCACACGGTCCCAGAATCCTTAGAGGGGACCACCCCTTGTGGAGCTGGAGACCCACGGAATTAGCAacctccctccttctgctcccacGGCctcaggagccccccccccccagcctgagGGTTGGGGGGTGTCACTGAGCATGATTCTTGATGCAACGATTCCTATGCAAGGGGCATTTTGAGTCCCCCATCCTTCTCTTGGACCCTAAACCCTGGCGAatcaggggtgaggggtggggcaggTTCTGGTGGGAGCGGGGTGGGACGAGGCAAAGGGCTAGGGGCTCCAGACACCAGGGTATGGGGGTGGGGACCGGTTATATTGCCAAAGggtttaacttatttaaaaaaaaaaaatagcccccaGATTCCCATGACCCTCACGGAAGCCGAACAGCGCAGGGAAAGGGGGTGAGGATCTTTTCCAAAGGGTACAGACCTCTTCCCAACGTCTCCCCCTGCTCGCCAATCTGCCACACGTACCCAGCTTTTTAGTTAAGCTTTTGAAAATAATCACGATCATAAACTTTTACAAAACGTGACTCTCGTCCTTCACCACCGTCCCCAAACCCCAAATCAACAGTGTGGGATtcggggaggaagagagagctaAAGGGACAACTTCCGAGTCCCGGCTCCCCTTTTCTCCTCGGCCGCCAGGGTGCCTGCAACTACACGCATGCGCTGCATGACGCGCTCCCCACACGCATGTCGCGCCCCTCCTGCGCTCCGGGAACGCACGGACACGGGGCGGGGGGCGATTGGGGAGGAAGgaacggcgggggggggggtctccctgAGTTCAGCGGCTCCTCCTCCCCATCACACACACAGCAataagactctctctctcaaatgtggGCGGGGCGGGCCTGGCCTGTTgaagtgggaggtgggaggagtgGCGAGGGGGCGCTCTCAGGGATGGGGGCGGGTGTCCGGAgtcagtgtggggaggggaggtctgCAAATCGTCCAACTCTGGTGCTAATGGCGGGTCTTCTCAGCCcacccccagggcagggagggaggggtcgGCATGGCCCCACCCCCAAGTCTCCCCCACGCCCACCCTGGGTGCATGAACCGCCCAATGCAGAAGCTGCCGCATGTCACCTGCCCTCCCTAAAGAAAAGTGTCAtgcccccttcccacccaccctcttACTTCCACCaaaataaaagtttccttttcatttgaaaattgcATCCTGTTTGCTGGGGAGGTCTGATCCGGGCCGGCTTGGGGGGGTTTTGGGAACAGAGGAGTTGGGTCTTCAACAGGGGTCATATTAAAGTAGCAAGACTGTGTGctttgtggggggcagggggtccaGATATGCCCTTGATCGCTGGCTCTCACCTTGTTACTTTTCTAGGGgatggtgtgggggagggggtaagaagtgactgcctcagtttccctgatgCTAAAAATGAGGATCCACACCCCTAACTTGAAACTGTGAGGGCATCTGGTAATAGCTCTTAAGTCAGGGTGATGACCCCAGGAGAGGAGTGGAGCTGGGTCTCCAACAGGAGGTCAGGGCCCGAGGACCACATGCTCCACATTGCCCACTCTGAAGCCCATGGGCAGACTGTGTGGGTTCAGCTTCTT
The DNA window shown above is from Mustela nigripes isolate SB6536 chromosome 17, MUSNIG.SB6536, whole genome shotgun sequence and carries:
- the KCNC3 gene encoding potassium voltage-gated channel subfamily C member 3 isoform X4, which gives rise to MLSSVCVSSFRGRQGASKQQPAPPLQPPESPPPLPPPPSPPPLQQQQSAQPGPAASSAGPPAPRGPGGRRAEPCPGLPAAAMGRHGGGGGDSGKIVINVGGVRHETYRSTLRTLPGTRLAGLTEPEAAARFDYDPGADEFFFDRHPGVFAYVLNYYRTGKLHCPADVCGPLFEEELGFWGIDETDVEACCWMTYRQHRDAEEALDSFEAPDPAGAANAANAAAHDAGLDDEAGAGGGGLDGAGGELKRLCFQDAGGGAGGPPGGAGGAGGTWWRRWQPRVWALFEDPYSSRAARYVAFASLFFILISITTFCLETHEGFIHISNKTVTQASPIPGAPPENITNVEVETEPFLTYVEGVCVVWFTFEFLMRVTFCPDKVEFLKSSLNIIDCVAILPFYLEVGLSGLSSKAAKDVLGFLRVVRFVRILRIFKLTRHFVGLRVLGHTLRASTNEFLLLIIFLALGVLIFATMIYYAERIGADPDDILGSNHTYFKNIPIGFWWAVVTMTTLGYGDMYPKTWSGMLVGALCALAGVLTIAMPVPVIVNNFGMYYSLAMAKQKLPKKKNKHIPRPPQPGSPNYCKPDPPPPPPHHAHHGSGGISPPPPITPPSVGVTVAGAYPPGPHTHPGLLRGGAGGLGIMGLPPLPAPGEPCPLAQEEVIEINRADPRPNGDPAAAALAHEDCPAIDQPAMSPEDKSPITPGSRGRYSRDRACFLLTDYAPSPDGSIRKALVTA
- the KCNC3 gene encoding potassium voltage-gated channel subfamily C member 3 isoform X2, with translation MLSSVCVSSFRGRQGASKQQPAPPLQPPESPPPLPPPPSPPPLQQQQSAQPGPAASSAGPPAPRGPGGRRAEPCPGLPAAAMGRHGGGGGDSGKIVINVGGVRHETYRSTLRTLPGTRLAGLTEPEAAARFDYDPGADEFFFDRHPGVFAYVLNYYRTGKLHCPADVCGPLFEEELGFWGIDETDVEACCWMTYRQHRDAEEALDSFEAPDPAGAANAANAAAHDAGLDDEAGAGGGGLDGAGGELKRLCFQDAGGGAGGPPGGAGGAGGTWWRRWQPRVWALFEDPYSSRAARYVAFASLFFILISITTFCLETHEGFIHISNKTVTQASPIPGAPPENITNVEVETEPFLTYVEGVCVVWFTFEFLMRVTFCPDKVEFLKSSLNIIDCVAILPFYLEVGLSGLSSKAAKDVLGFLRVVRFVRILRIFKLTRHFVGLRVLGHTLRASTNEFLLLIIFLALGVLIFATMIYYAERIGADPDDILGSNHTYFKNIPIGFWWAVVTMTTLGYGDMYPKTWSGMLVGALCALAGVLTIAMPVPVIVNNFGMYYSLAMAKQKLPKKKNKHIPRPPQPGSPNYCKPDPPPPPPHHAHHGSGGISPPPPITPPSVGVTVAGAYPPGPHTHPGLLRGGAGGLGIMGLPPLPAPGEPCPLAQEEVIEINRADPRPNGDPAAAALAHEDCPAIDQPAMSPEDKSPITPGSRGRYSRDRACFLLTDYAPSPDGSIRKAIGAPPLPPPDWRKPGPPSFLPDLNANAAAWISP
- the KCNC3 gene encoding potassium voltage-gated channel subfamily C member 3 isoform X3 yields the protein MLSSVCVSSFRGRQGASKQQPAPPLQPPESPPPLPPPPSPPPLQQQQSAQPGPAASSAGPPAPRGPGGRRAEPCPGLPAAAMGRHGGGGGDSGKIVINVGGVRHETYRSTLRTLPGTRLAGLTEPEAAARFDYDPGADEFFFDRHPGVFAYVLNYYRTGKLHCPADVCGPLFEEELGFWGIDETDVEACCWMTYRQHRDAEEALDSFEAPDPAGAANAANAAAHDAGLDDEAGAGGGGLDGAGGELKRLCFQDAGGGAGGPPGGAGGAGGTWWRRWQPRVWALFEDPYSSRAARYVAFASLFFILISITTFCLETHEGFIHISNKTVTQASPIPGAPPENITNVEVETEPFLTYVEGVCVVWFTFEFLMRVTFCPDKVEFLKSSLNIIDCVAILPFYLEVGLSGLSSKAAKDVLGFLRVVRFVRILRIFKLTRHFVGLRVLGHTLRASTNEFLLLIIFLALGVLIFATMIYYAERIGADPDDILGSNHTYFKNIPIGFWWAVVTMTTLGYGDMYPKTWSGMLVGALCALAGVLTIAMPVPVIVNNFGMYYSLAMAKQKLPKKKNKHIPRPPQPGSPNYCKPDPPPPPPHHAHHGSGGISPPPPITPPSVGVTVAGAYPPGPHTHPGLLRGGAGGLGIMGLPPLPAPGEPCPLAQEEVIEINRADPRPNGDPAAAALAHEDCPAIDQPAMSPEDKSPITPGSRGRYSRDRACFLLTDYAPSPDGSIRKDWRKPGPPSFLPDLNANAAAWISP
- the KCNC3 gene encoding potassium voltage-gated channel subfamily C member 3 isoform X1 — its product is MLSSVCVSSFRGRQGASKQQPAPPLQPPESPPPLPPPPSPPPLQQQQSAQPGPAASSAGPPAPRGPGGRRAEPCPGLPAAAMGRHGGGGGDSGKIVINVGGVRHETYRSTLRTLPGTRLAGLTEPEAAARFDYDPGADEFFFDRHPGVFAYVLNYYRTGKLHCPADVCGPLFEEELGFWGIDETDVEACCWMTYRQHRDAEEALDSFEAPDPAGAANAANAAAHDAGLDDEAGAGGGGLDGAGGELKRLCFQDAGGGAGGPPGGAGGAGGTWWRRWQPRVWALFEDPYSSRAARYVAFASLFFILISITTFCLETHEGFIHISNKTVTQASPIPGAPPENITNVEVETEPFLTYVEGVCVVWFTFEFLMRVTFCPDKVEFLKSSLNIIDCVAILPFYLEVGLSGLSSKAAKDVLGFLRVVRFVRILRIFKLTRHFVGLRVLGHTLRASTNEFLLLIIFLALGVLIFATMIYYAERIGADPDDILGSNHTYFKNIPIGFWWAVVTMTTLGYGDMYPKTWSGMLVGALCALAGVLTIAMPVPVIVNNFGMYYSLAMAKQKLPKKKNKHIPRPPQPGSPNYCKPDPPPPPPHHAHHGSGGISPPPPITPPSVGVTVAGAYPPGPHTHPGLLRGGAGGLGIMGLPPLPAPGEPCPLAQEEVIEINRADPRPNGDPAAAALAHEDCPAIDQPAMSPEDKSPITPGSRGRYSRDRACFLLTDYAPSPDGSIRKGYEKSRSLSSIAGLSGVSLRLAPLATPPGSPRAARRAPPTLPSIL